The following are encoded in a window of Brevibacillus ruminantium genomic DNA:
- a CDS encoding LLM class flavin-dependent oxidoreductase: MTRSRQIKLAAYLVGTGMHVASWRHPAAQANASIDIDYYKRLAQLSERGKFDMVFIADSLGINEESHPNILSRFEPITLITALAGATSKIGVVATASTSYIEPYNLARLLLSADIISKGRVGWNIVTTRDLSGNTAQNFGREEHFDHTLRYQRAAEFVEVIKGLWDSWEEDAFIRDKASGQFFDRSKLHRINHQGPFFSVKGPLNIGRSPQGYPVLVQAGSSESGQNFAASTAEVIFSIKYKLEDAQAFYRSFKGKAHAAGRSPDDLYILQGISPIIGETEEEAREIQRQLDSLITEETGLGFLSDYFKGINFSQATLETRAAELGLDRLPETKADYRKHQPVIARENPTLRELYSLLTGSHTHDGLVGPPEKIADTLERWFTERAADGFMLMAPLLPDVLERFVEHVVPILQRKGLFRTEYDSDTLRGHFGLPIPANRFATPPALPLNGR; the protein is encoded by the coding sequence ATGACCCGCAGCAGACAGATCAAATTAGCTGCTTATCTGGTAGGGACAGGAATGCACGTCGCTTCCTGGCGGCACCCTGCCGCACAGGCAAATGCCAGCATCGATATTGATTACTACAAAAGGCTGGCGCAGCTCTCCGAGCGTGGAAAGTTCGACATGGTGTTTATCGCAGACAGCTTGGGGATCAATGAAGAGTCGCACCCCAATATCCTCAGCCGCTTTGAACCAATTACGCTGATCACGGCCCTGGCGGGTGCCACCTCAAAAATCGGCGTGGTGGCGACAGCCTCTACCTCCTATATCGAGCCGTACAACCTCGCGCGGCTGCTGCTCTCTGCGGACATTATCAGCAAGGGCAGAGTAGGCTGGAACATCGTCACCACCCGGGATCTGTCAGGAAATACGGCGCAGAATTTCGGACGTGAGGAGCATTTTGACCATACGCTCCGTTACCAGCGGGCAGCGGAGTTCGTGGAAGTGATCAAAGGGCTGTGGGACTCGTGGGAGGAGGACGCCTTTATCCGGGACAAAGCGAGCGGACAGTTTTTTGACCGCAGCAAGCTGCATCGGATCAACCACCAAGGGCCGTTTTTCTCGGTAAAAGGGCCGCTGAATATCGGCCGCTCGCCGCAGGGCTATCCGGTATTGGTCCAGGCTGGCTCATCGGAGTCGGGCCAGAATTTTGCAGCGAGTACAGCAGAGGTGATTTTCTCGATCAAATACAAGCTCGAGGATGCCCAGGCGTTTTACCGTTCCTTCAAAGGCAAAGCGCACGCAGCGGGCCGTTCGCCTGACGATCTGTATATTTTGCAGGGCATTTCGCCGATTATCGGGGAGACGGAGGAAGAGGCGCGGGAGATCCAGCGGCAGCTTGATTCCCTGATCACGGAAGAAACGGGACTGGGCTTTCTGTCCGACTATTTCAAGGGCATCAATTTTAGCCAGGCAACGCTGGAGACGAGAGCGGCGGAGCTGGGACTGGACCGCTTGCCGGAAACCAAAGCCGATTATCGAAAGCATCAGCCGGTCATCGCCAGGGAAAACCCTACTCTGCGCGAGCTGTACTCTCTCTTAACCGGTTCCCATACGCATGACGGTCTGGTCGGCCCCCCGGAAAAAATTGCTGACACCCTGGAGAGGTGGTTCACGGAGCGTGCCGCTGACGGCTTTATGCTGATGGCGCCGCTGCTCCCGGATGTGCTGGAGCGGTTCGTCGAGCATGTCGTCCCCATCCTGCAGCGCAAAGGATTGTTCCGCACGGAGTATGACAGTGATACCCTTCGTGGACATTTTGGCTTGCCCATTCCCGCAAACCGCTTCGCGACTCCGCCTGCACTTCCGCTGAATGGACGGTGA
- a CDS encoding DUF523 domain-containing protein has product MILVSACLAGLDVRYDGNNCLNQRIQQLVGEGKAVSVCPEVLGGFSTPREPAEISGGTGEDVLDGKAKVIDKSGQDVTELYLQGAKLTLEKARELNASLVILKEYSPSCGSAMIYNGEFSGEKIAGHGVTAALLKRNGIRVMSDEQFLSSGDEPL; this is encoded by the coding sequence GTGATACTAGTTAGTGCATGTTTGGCAGGCTTGGATGTACGGTATGACGGCAATAACTGCTTGAATCAAAGGATTCAACAACTTGTCGGTGAGGGAAAGGCCGTTTCGGTATGTCCGGAAGTGCTCGGCGGTTTTTCTACGCCTCGGGAACCGGCTGAAATCAGCGGGGGAACGGGCGAGGATGTGTTGGACGGTAAAGCAAAAGTGATCGACAAGTCAGGGCAAGATGTCACCGAGCTGTACTTGCAAGGGGCAAAGTTGACGTTGGAGAAAGCGCGCGAGCTGAACGCAAGTCTGGTGATCCTAAAAGAGTACAGTCCATCTTGCGGCAGTGCCATGATCTATAACGGAGAATTTTCGGGTGAGAAAATAGCCGGGCACGGGGTGACGGCAGCCTTGCTGAAAAGAAATGGGATTCGCGTCATGTCTGACGAACAATTTCTGTCGTCAGGCGATGAGCCCTTGTGA
- a CDS encoding aspartate aminotransferase family protein, with the protein MVLQTVLQEAEQEYCKRTEKSRKLYEVAQRVMPGGDTRTIAFFKPYPLTMDRGSGPRLYDVDGNKYSDFLNNYTAMIHGHAHPYILRHVKTALGLGTAYAAAIVEQSQLAAILCKRIPGVEQVRFCNSGTEATMFALRAARAFTGRPAIIKMEGGYHGTHDAVEFSIAPGNARDKNHLAWAPIPDTRGVPESVARDVYIAPFNDAGAVEEILQQKGEEIAAILVEPVMGVAGVIPPQPGYLQELRRLADQYGILLIFDEVQTYRLDTGGAQRRFGVTPDLTAIGKIIGGGFPVGAFGGRSDVMALFDPRQSGCLSQSGTFNGNRATMVAGIASMELLNEQAITRLEELGLRLETGMVSAIRRYALPASVTRVGSMLNLHFTEHPPADYTSTISPHKGLSKVVHLELLNRGIFTAPRGMWNLSTVMEEADIDQAIDAFTDVMSKISRFV; encoded by the coding sequence ATGGTACTTCAAACCGTTCTTCAGGAAGCAGAGCAGGAGTATTGCAAGCGCACGGAAAAATCACGCAAGCTGTACGAGGTTGCCCAAAGGGTGATGCCCGGAGGAGATACGCGAACGATTGCGTTTTTTAAGCCCTATCCTTTAACCATGGACAGAGGAAGCGGGCCGAGATTGTACGATGTAGACGGCAATAAGTATTCTGATTTTTTAAATAATTATACCGCGATGATTCACGGACACGCCCACCCGTATATTTTGCGGCATGTAAAAACCGCGCTTGGCCTAGGAACTGCCTATGCCGCTGCGATCGTGGAACAAAGCCAGCTGGCAGCGATACTCTGCAAACGAATTCCCGGTGTGGAACAGGTTCGTTTTTGCAATTCCGGGACGGAAGCGACGATGTTTGCCCTGCGTGCAGCCAGAGCGTTTACCGGCAGACCGGCGATCATCAAAATGGAGGGCGGCTACCACGGAACGCATGATGCCGTAGAATTCTCGATTGCGCCGGGGAATGCGAGGGACAAAAATCATCTCGCGTGGGCGCCGATTCCCGATACCCGGGGAGTCCCGGAGAGTGTAGCACGTGATGTCTATATCGCTCCCTTTAACGATGCAGGAGCGGTCGAAGAGATTTTACAGCAAAAAGGGGAGGAGATCGCAGCTATTTTGGTAGAGCCGGTAATGGGTGTGGCTGGCGTGATTCCTCCGCAGCCCGGTTATTTGCAGGAATTGCGGCGGCTTGCCGATCAGTACGGTATTCTCCTGATCTTTGATGAAGTTCAGACCTATCGCCTGGATACGGGAGGGGCGCAGCGCCGATTTGGAGTTACCCCGGACCTGACGGCGATTGGCAAGATCATTGGCGGCGGTTTTCCGGTAGGAGCTTTTGGAGGGCGCTCCGACGTCATGGCGTTGTTTGACCCGCGTCAATCCGGCTGTCTTTCCCAAAGCGGTACGTTCAATGGAAATCGGGCAACGATGGTCGCAGGGATCGCCTCCATGGAGCTGCTGAACGAGCAGGCCATCACACGCTTGGAAGAGCTGGGGCTTCGGCTGGAGACAGGGATGGTATCGGCAATTCGGCGGTATGCGCTTCCCGCTTCGGTGACTCGGGTAGGCTCCATGCTCAATCTGCATTTTACCGAGCATCCCCCCGCAGATTACACCAGTACGATTAGCCCTCATAAAGGACTGTCCAAGGTGGTGCATCTGGAGCTTTTGAATCGCGGAATTTTCACAGCTCCGCGCGGGATGTGGAATCTTTCCACGGTGATGGAGGAAGCAGATATTGATCAGGCGATCGACGCCTTTACGGATGTGATGAGCAAAATTTCTCGCTTCGTGTAA
- a CDS encoding penicillin acylase family protein — MRLKKKWGKAVLAGTALLTALSGLSLSAFAEGAKRHVEILRDTYGVPHVYANDRFGLYYGYGFALGQDRLFEMEMAKRTFSGRVSEVLGDSFLEHDKAVRATYWEPSLQKQYDALSKEDKAILDGYAAGMNAWIEKVKAQPNKLMPKQFIDFGFEPEEWTAMDVIKIYYGSMVVQFSDRTTEIENLAMLQALQAKHGKDKGMQIFNQLNFIHDSKAPTVISGDEFDWNKKTESLKAAALPSLDTLSATAASLQQASVNTNELLPTTAFRSMSNMMIVGKKKAENANAIIVNGPQFVHTNPSYVYSVGLHGAGFNVVGNAPMAAPIILFGHNDKIGWGATAGFGDTVDTFEEKLNPANPTQYEYNGKYVPMETYTETIAVKGKEPVSMEMSRTVHGIVMQTDKEKNIAYSRKRSWDGYELDSLFGWIGTTQASNYDEWSKQAERMAISISMYYGDKEGNIAYYFAGKQPQRNEQQDVRLPTPGTGSMDWKGVYPANANPQVLNPKQGYIVNWNNSPAKNYPSPDMYSFSWGAADRVHVLDSLITEKQKLSPDDMWDLIRKSSYVDVNAKFFLPYLKEATKGLPGHDELAKAAKLVEKWNTQSNDANKDNKYDSPGSLIMETWLTNMITRTLADDLPSEYFELFKSPGYPNAKAYSVNSTNIQQGTKVVYNALLGEKAGVPQTYDFFNGKAASQVVREALEDTVKQLKEAYGPDMNQWLKPVVPITFQDKNYKGIPQANPDEKVYNHQAMNRGTENNLIVFTKTGEIIGYEVTAPGQSGFVAPDGTKNKHYDDQLGMYEDFGKKRTWLTREEVEKHLESKEVLQY; from the coding sequence ATGAGACTAAAAAAGAAGTGGGGAAAAGCAGTTCTGGCAGGTACGGCTTTGCTTACCGCATTATCCGGTCTATCCTTGTCAGCCTTTGCAGAGGGCGCCAAACGTCATGTTGAGATTCTGAGGGATACTTACGGTGTTCCACACGTATACGCCAATGATCGGTTTGGACTGTATTACGGCTATGGCTTTGCGCTTGGCCAGGACCGCTTGTTTGAGATGGAAATGGCGAAACGCACCTTTTCCGGCAGAGTATCCGAGGTTCTTGGCGATTCTTTTCTCGAACATGACAAAGCTGTTCGCGCCACCTACTGGGAGCCCTCCCTGCAAAAGCAATACGACGCCCTCTCCAAAGAGGACAAAGCCATACTCGACGGGTACGCAGCAGGGATGAATGCCTGGATCGAAAAAGTGAAAGCGCAACCAAACAAGCTGATGCCCAAGCAATTTATCGACTTTGGCTTCGAGCCAGAAGAATGGACCGCCATGGATGTGATCAAGATTTACTACGGCTCGATGGTTGTCCAGTTTAGCGACCGTACGACCGAGATTGAAAATCTGGCCATGCTGCAAGCGCTACAGGCAAAGCACGGCAAAGATAAAGGCATGCAGATCTTCAATCAGTTGAATTTTATCCATGACAGCAAAGCGCCTACAGTGATCTCCGGGGACGAATTCGACTGGAACAAGAAAACGGAGTCACTGAAAGCGGCAGCGCTGCCTTCTCTCGATACACTTAGCGCCACTGCGGCCAGCTTGCAGCAAGCCTCAGTGAATACCAACGAGCTGCTCCCCACCACCGCATTCCGGTCCATGAGCAACATGATGATCGTGGGGAAAAAGAAGGCGGAAAATGCAAACGCTATCATTGTGAACGGGCCGCAATTTGTCCATACCAATCCGAGCTACGTCTACTCGGTTGGCTTGCATGGCGCCGGATTTAATGTGGTGGGAAATGCTCCCATGGCAGCGCCGATCATCCTGTTCGGTCACAATGACAAAATCGGTTGGGGAGCCACCGCTGGATTTGGCGATACGGTCGATACCTTTGAAGAAAAACTGAATCCCGCCAATCCGACCCAGTACGAGTACAACGGCAAGTACGTTCCGATGGAAACGTATACCGAAACCATTGCCGTAAAAGGAAAAGAGCCCGTCAGCATGGAAATGTCCCGCACCGTCCACGGTATCGTGATGCAGACGGACAAGGAGAAAAACATCGCCTACTCCCGCAAACGCTCCTGGGATGGGTACGAGCTTGACTCCCTCTTCGGCTGGATCGGCACGACGCAGGCCAGCAACTATGATGAATGGAGCAAGCAAGCGGAGCGGATGGCCATCTCCATCAGCATGTACTATGGCGATAAAGAGGGGAACATCGCCTACTACTTCGCTGGCAAACAACCGCAACGAAACGAACAGCAGGATGTGCGTCTCCCCACTCCGGGCACCGGCTCCATGGACTGGAAGGGCGTATATCCGGCTAATGCCAACCCGCAGGTACTCAATCCAAAACAAGGCTACATCGTAAACTGGAACAACAGTCCTGCAAAAAACTATCCGAGCCCCGACATGTACTCCTTCTCCTGGGGAGCGGCAGACAGGGTCCATGTGCTTGATTCACTGATCACCGAAAAGCAAAAGCTATCCCCGGATGACATGTGGGATTTGATTCGCAAGTCTTCCTATGTAGATGTAAATGCGAAGTTCTTCCTGCCTTATCTCAAAGAGGCCACCAAAGGCTTGCCAGGGCATGATGAATTGGCAAAAGCGGCCAAGCTGGTGGAAAAATGGAACACGCAGTCCAACGATGCGAACAAAGACAACAAGTATGACAGTCCTGGTTCCCTGATCATGGAAACCTGGCTGACCAATATGATCACGCGCACCCTGGCGGATGATCTGCCAAGCGAGTATTTTGAACTGTTCAAATCGCCTGGCTATCCGAACGCCAAAGCCTACTCCGTGAACAGTACGAACATTCAACAGGGGACAAAAGTGGTATACAACGCCCTCTTGGGAGAGAAAGCGGGTGTGCCTCAAACCTATGATTTCTTTAACGGAAAAGCTGCCAGCCAGGTCGTTCGCGAAGCACTGGAGGATACCGTGAAGCAATTGAAGGAAGCGTATGGCCCCGATATGAATCAATGGCTCAAGCCAGTCGTTCCCATCACCTTCCAGGATAAGAACTACAAAGGCATTCCGCAGGCAAACCCGGACGAAAAAGTGTACAATCATCAGGCGATGAACCGGGGTACGGAAAATAACCTGATCGTCTTTACCAAAACCGGAGAGATTATTGGATATGAAGTCACCGCCCCTGGGCAAAGCGGATTTGTCGCTCCAGACGGCACGAAGAACAAACACTACGATGACCAACTCGGCATGTATGAGGATTTTGGCAAAAAGCGGACATGGCTGACGCGGGAGGAAGTAGAAAAACATCTGGAATCCAAAGAAGTGCTTCAATACTAG
- a CDS encoding VOC family protein, with amino-acid sequence MSGLFQRIDTVFVPTRNIEKALQWYVNILGGKAGWKSEKGEYQSVTFNL; translated from the coding sequence ATGTCTGGTTTGTTTCAACGCATTGACACTGTGTTTGTCCCTACCCGCAACATCGAGAAAGCCCTGCAATGGTACGTGAACATCCTGGGAGGAAAGGCTGGCTGGAAAAGTGAAAAGGGAGAGTACCAATCCGTAACGTTTAACTTATAG
- a CDS encoding VOC family protein — MKPRRSAFNFYVPSTEEAYNHLRSHGVEVEEIKQYGAKYFAFYDLDGNCLEVCEY; from the coding sequence TTGAAGCCAAGACGTTCCGCTTTCAACTTCTATGTTCCGAGCACAGAGGAAGCATACAACCACCTGCGCTCTCACGGCGTAGAAGTAGAGGAAATCAAGCAGTATGGCGCTAAGTACTTTGCTTTCTACGATCTCGACGGAAATTGTTTGGAAGTGTGCGAGTATTAG
- a CDS encoding SLC13 family permease: MTTLQKIGMFKQLSNMELAKLLGKLEQQTAAIGTVLFRQGDPGDKLFLIKSGKLELFVEAPGGGSAQLISVLGEGDTLGEMAMLTREVRSATAVAATDAELYIIDRETFEQLLVEQPSISGYFIRLLSKRLTTTNEQLQANKEVNFQSMAAELEAFPLPLRQLLLWSSEFPRISLSLAESRFGVPLDQILQQGTPLGRYLTRLDDKPGWFTLMPDARRVIAEMATMQFGHEEKRCWTAEMLAYYETTHEWEAAIELLAHGERWAESLELLVRVIPTLDDEGKKQLFSLLSAFPPELVAGDFELLTGFFVYGGAMTRPEQGLVLLDRAWSDHAEDYSDQQWIATYKWAAELYAQLHKHQQAMEYLTLAEAKQSRSTFAWNGGSQEYDLAKQQLALRQSRRLADSAAGLFHRSRLGGWIAAILVVVSLWSFHVMEPFGGLSRAGMDFIGIGIAAVVLWIVNIIPDYLVGLGMVMAWVLGGLVSPEVALSGFASTTWLYMIFIMAFIAVITRSGILFRVSLNALKHFPRHYKGQLWGVVAGGFLLNPLIPSSSAKVSLGVPLARTLSESMGFANNSRGSAGLGLAAMIFYGFTAPFVLTGSYTNMMAYGLASLAEPVNWLQWFVYALPAFLIFAAVILIILHFMFRDVRQVRPISDEVLEEQLRLLGPWTRNERIAVSTTLSSIGLLILQPLHGIDSAWVMLLGFVVLIISGALDRQTISTGIDWTFLLFLGVAFSFASVADELGIAHALSSFLGAKLAGFLSSPALLLSIVILVSFLVTLVIRDDPAVILLVTALLPLAKQAGIHPWIFVFVILLATDPFFFTYQSPTYLTAYYSSEGKSFSHRQGQQIALAYAVALLLAVIVSVPYWQWIGLIQ; encoded by the coding sequence ATGACCACGTTACAAAAGATTGGCATGTTCAAACAGTTGTCCAATATGGAATTGGCCAAGCTGCTCGGCAAGCTGGAACAACAGACCGCTGCGATAGGGACCGTGTTGTTCCGCCAGGGCGATCCCGGCGACAAACTTTTTCTGATAAAAAGCGGTAAGCTGGAGCTTTTCGTAGAGGCTCCCGGAGGAGGGAGCGCTCAGTTAATCTCTGTCCTTGGCGAAGGGGATACGCTAGGGGAAATGGCCATGCTCACCCGCGAAGTCCGGTCTGCTACTGCCGTTGCAGCGACGGATGCCGAACTATATATCATCGATCGAGAGACGTTTGAACAGCTTTTAGTTGAACAGCCATCCATCTCCGGGTATTTTATCAGATTGCTGTCCAAACGGCTGACGACAACAAATGAACAGCTTCAGGCAAATAAGGAAGTGAATTTCCAGTCGATGGCAGCAGAGCTAGAGGCATTCCCCCTACCGCTTCGCCAGCTATTGCTGTGGAGTTCTGAATTTCCGCGGATTTCTCTAAGCCTTGCGGAGAGCCGCTTCGGTGTACCGCTTGATCAAATCCTGCAACAGGGGACGCCACTGGGCCGCTATCTGACAAGGCTGGATGACAAACCGGGCTGGTTCACACTTATGCCCGATGCTCGCCGAGTGATTGCTGAAATGGCTACGATGCAATTCGGGCATGAAGAAAAGCGGTGCTGGACTGCTGAGATGCTCGCTTATTATGAAACAACCCATGAGTGGGAAGCAGCTATCGAGCTTTTGGCTCATGGCGAACGTTGGGCTGAGTCGCTCGAGCTGCTCGTGCGCGTGATCCCCACTCTGGATGACGAAGGGAAAAAACAACTCTTTTCGCTTCTCTCCGCCTTTCCACCGGAGCTGGTTGCAGGCGATTTTGAACTGCTCACTGGTTTTTTCGTTTACGGAGGAGCGATGACGCGCCCCGAGCAGGGACTTGTGCTATTGGATCGCGCCTGGAGCGACCATGCAGAGGACTATTCGGACCAACAGTGGATCGCGACTTACAAGTGGGCTGCAGAGCTGTACGCCCAGCTACACAAGCATCAGCAAGCCATGGAGTACTTGACGCTGGCAGAAGCCAAGCAATCGCGCAGCACATTTGCCTGGAACGGTGGAAGCCAGGAGTACGATCTGGCAAAACAACAGCTGGCACTCCGGCAAAGCCGCAGACTGGCAGACAGTGCTGCTGGTCTGTTCCACCGCAGCCGACTTGGCGGCTGGATCGCAGCAATCTTGGTCGTGGTCAGCTTATGGAGCTTTCACGTGATGGAACCCTTCGGAGGTTTGTCCAGAGCCGGCATGGATTTTATCGGGATCGGGATTGCGGCGGTCGTCCTCTGGATTGTCAATATAATCCCCGATTATCTGGTCGGATTAGGCATGGTGATGGCGTGGGTATTAGGGGGGCTGGTGTCGCCTGAAGTAGCGCTCTCCGGATTCGCCTCCACGACCTGGCTGTATATGATTTTTATCATGGCTTTTATCGCCGTGATTACCCGCTCCGGGATCTTGTTTCGGGTGTCACTGAACGCATTGAAACACTTCCCGCGACACTACAAAGGACAGCTCTGGGGGGTAGTCGCCGGTGGATTTCTGCTCAATCCGCTGATTCCCTCCTCTTCTGCCAAGGTTTCACTCGGGGTCCCGCTTGCCCGCACCCTGTCCGAATCAATGGGCTTTGCCAACAATAGCCGCGGCTCGGCGGGCCTAGGGCTGGCAGCGATGATTTTTTACGGTTTCACTGCCCCTTTTGTCTTAACTGGCTCCTATACGAATATGATGGCATACGGACTTGCTTCCCTGGCCGAACCCGTCAATTGGCTGCAATGGTTTGTTTACGCGCTTCCGGCATTCCTCATCTTTGCGGCCGTAATTCTCATTATCCTTCATTTCATGTTTCGGGACGTGCGTCAGGTAAGACCCATCTCCGATGAAGTTTTGGAGGAGCAGCTTCGTCTGCTCGGACCGTGGACGAGAAACGAGCGAATTGCGGTCTCGACGACGCTCAGCAGTATTGGTCTGTTAATCCTCCAGCCCTTGCACGGAATAGACAGCGCATGGGTGATGCTGCTGGGTTTTGTCGTTCTGATCATCAGCGGTGCGCTGGATCGCCAAACGATTTCGACCGGCATTGACTGGACATTCCTGCTTTTCCTGGGTGTCGCCTTCAGCTTCGCGTCGGTAGCAGATGAACTGGGAATCGCGCATGCACTCTCTTCGTTTCTTGGAGCGAAGCTTGCAGGGTTTCTGTCTAGTCCAGCACTGCTGCTGTCGATCGTCATTCTGGTTTCTTTTCTTGTCACATTGGTCATCCGTGACGACCCAGCCGTCATCCTGCTCGTCACAGCGCTGCTTCCACTCGCGAAACAAGCGGGTATCCATCCCTGGATTTTTGTCTTTGTCATCTTGCTGGCGACGGACCCCTTCTTTTTCACCTATCAATCCCCCACCTATCTAACCGCCTATTACAGCTCCGAAGGCAAATCTTTTAGCCATCGGCAAGGCCAACAAATTGCGCTTGCGTATGCAGTTGCGCTGCTGCTGGCGGTTATTGTGAGCGTCCCGTATTGGCAATGGATCGGTTTGATCCAGTAA
- a CDS encoding LysR family transcriptional regulator, whose amino-acid sequence MNIENIEAFVYVVHFNSFNKAADALFLSQPSITARIQSLERELDVKLFLREGRNFTLTEKGKEFLPYAQQILQSYKKGKQQLRKKQASLHEIKIGCTLSAAHYMIPEILPRLKMKYPDMLIKLTTASSEEILEKVLQEEIDLGLVRNIGHPMVDSVTFYDDPIRLYVHREHPFIHQPPRSTEEVGGQSLVFFECGSFDWIKVHRLFETLNRPPDIHLYIDNLETAKKCIVKGLGIGFLPALSARQEVKDGLLFPIQLPSMALLSLRTNLISLKGEGTRIRQAFLEVIEWADFATDFGLNSSIDQSK is encoded by the coding sequence ATGAATATTGAGAACATCGAAGCTTTTGTCTACGTGGTACACTTCAACAGCTTCAACAAAGCAGCAGATGCCTTGTTTTTGTCACAGCCCTCCATCACCGCGCGAATCCAGTCGCTGGAACGTGAACTGGATGTGAAGCTGTTCCTGCGGGAAGGGCGAAACTTCACACTGACCGAGAAAGGAAAAGAATTTCTCCCGTACGCCCAGCAAATTCTCCAGTCGTACAAAAAGGGGAAGCAGCAGCTTCGAAAAAAGCAGGCCAGCCTGCATGAGATCAAGATTGGCTGCACCCTCTCTGCTGCCCACTATATGATTCCGGAGATATTGCCCCGGCTGAAGATGAAGTATCCCGATATGCTGATCAAGCTGACCACGGCCTCCTCCGAAGAGATTCTGGAAAAAGTGCTGCAGGAAGAAATCGATCTGGGGCTGGTGCGAAATATCGGTCACCCAATGGTCGATTCGGTCACGTTTTACGATGATCCGATCCGGCTTTATGTGCACCGGGAGCATCCGTTCATTCATCAGCCTCCGCGTTCTACCGAGGAGGTGGGCGGGCAATCCCTCGTGTTCTTTGAATGTGGCTCGTTCGACTGGATCAAGGTGCATCGTCTTTTTGAAACACTCAACCGTCCACCCGACATTCATTTGTACATCGATAACCTGGAGACAGCCAAAAAATGCATCGTGAAAGGCTTGGGCATTGGGTTTCTGCCTGCCCTCAGTGCGCGGCAGGAGGTGAAGGACGGGCTGTTGTTTCCGATCCAGCTGCCGTCTATGGCTCTGTTATCTCTGCGGACGAATCTGATTTCCCTGAAAGGGGAAGGAACCCGCATCCGGCAAGCATTTCTTGAGGTGATTGAATGGGCGGATTTCGCGACAGATTTTGGATTGAATTCTTCTATCGATCAATCGAAATAA
- a CDS encoding sulfite oxidase-like oxidoreductase — protein sequence MSVGQSTEQTKDRVPPNQKVTTGFPVLHYGEVPTYTDLATQWSFRIFGLVEEEMTLSYEQIMALPKGNTTNDIHCVTGWSKLDNVWEGIPVEEIVKLVKIKPEAKYVMLHAEHGWTANMPLSDFLTPGNLFASKHNGEELTPDHGWPLRFVIPHLYFWKSAKWVRGIEFLEKDKQGFWEKNGYHMYGSPWKEQRFAWD from the coding sequence ATGAGTGTTGGGCAATCCACAGAGCAGACAAAGGATCGGGTTCCTCCGAATCAGAAGGTAACCACTGGCTTTCCCGTCCTGCATTACGGCGAAGTTCCTACATACACCGATCTTGCTACCCAATGGAGCTTCCGCATTTTTGGTCTGGTTGAAGAAGAAATGACGTTGTCCTATGAGCAGATCATGGCTCTGCCCAAAGGGAACACGACCAATGACATTCACTGCGTAACAGGCTGGAGCAAGCTGGATAACGTCTGGGAAGGAATCCCCGTGGAAGAGATTGTGAAGCTGGTGAAAATCAAGCCGGAAGCCAAATACGTCATGCTGCACGCGGAGCATGGCTGGACGGCCAATATGCCGCTGAGCGATTTTCTGACACCGGGCAATCTTTTCGCGAGCAAACATAACGGCGAGGAACTGACGCCGGATCACGGCTGGCCGCTGCGCTTTGTCATTCCCCACCTCTATTTCTGGAAAAGCGCCAAGTGGGTGCGGGGGATTGAGTTTTTGGAGAAAGATAAGCAGGGTTTCTGGGAAAAGAACGGCTATCATATGTACGGGAGTCCCTGGAAGGAACAGAGGTTTGCATGGGATTAA
- a CDS encoding dienelactone hydrolase family protein, producing MQNVIHIEQNAKTLILVVHEIYGINEQMKMICTSLAGRGFDVMCPNLLQHKTAFDYAQEEIAYRHFREEVGFEKAAQFIKSCVREQRARYSSIYLVGFSVGATIAWLCSGEEGIKGVVGFYGSRIRDYAGITPSCSVLLFFPEEEPFFSVDELIAQLKEKEIELYQLPGQHGFADPYSKKYREESAKIAFQKMDAIFLPD from the coding sequence ATGCAGAACGTGATACACATCGAGCAAAACGCGAAAACTTTGATCCTGGTCGTCCATGAAATCTATGGAATCAATGAGCAGATGAAAATGATCTGTACGTCCCTCGCCGGAAGGGGCTTTGATGTCATGTGTCCCAATCTGCTGCAACACAAGACAGCCTTTGATTACGCGCAAGAGGAAATTGCCTATCGTCATTTTAGAGAAGAAGTCGGCTTCGAGAAGGCAGCGCAGTTCATCAAAAGCTGTGTCAGGGAGCAGCGTGCCCGATATTCCAGCATCTATCTTGTCGGTTTCAGCGTTGGAGCCACAATCGCCTGGCTGTGCAGTGGGGAAGAGGGGATAAAAGGAGTAGTCGGATTTTATGGTTCACGCATTCGGGACTATGCAGGCATCACTCCGAGCTGCTCGGTCTTGCTTTTCTTCCCCGAAGAGGAACCTTTTTTTTCAGTAGACGAGTTGATAGCCCAGCTAAAGGAAAAAGAGATTGAACTCTACCAGTTGCCTGGACAGCATGGCTTTGCCGATCCCTATTCAAAGAAATACCGTGAAGAGTCTGCCAAGATCGCTTTTCAGAAGATGGATGCCATTTTCCTTCCAGATTGA